In the genome of Drosophila kikkawai strain 14028-0561.14 chromosome 2R, DkikHiC1v2, whole genome shotgun sequence, the window AACCGGAGTGGGTGCTCcgcatttaattatttgttttgtttagtttttaagcatttttttgCTGACCTTGCGGCGAGTGAGATGAGCGTTGTGATGAGACTGAAGAGCCgaggccaaaacaaaaaaaaatcaaacacaGAATTGTTGATTTCAGCATTTACTCTCTCCGTGTTTTTCTCTTTCGATTGAAGAATTTCTCTTTATTTgaatgaatttattaaaatgccGCTGGGATTTGCCAAAATATTCGACTGGGCCAGTCGCAATGTCTCGTGGGAACGACTTGGATGCGGATTTGGAGGTGGATCTCCAAGGAGCGGGGGACACCAATTCGGCGGCCACCACGGCCACGCTGGACGAAGGTCCTCGGAAGCCGCAGGTGCGATTTTTTAGCATTGGACCGAGTAGCTATCAGGTGCGGTGTCCTCTCTGCCAGCAGAATTCCAAGACGGAGACTGTGGAAATGACCGGGGCTTTGGGTCAGCTCAGCTGTCTCTTGTCCGCCTTGTCCTGGTAAGGATTCATAACATTAtgattctataaatatttaccttaTTTCCCTTTAAATTTAGTTGCTTCCCCATCTTCGCCTTGACCTTTGTCTACTCCTGCCTCCAGAGTCGCCTCAAGACAAAGCGGGTTTTCTGCAGCAGATGCGGTGGCCACCTGGGCTTCCACTGGCGTCCCACTTAGTCGGACTTCCACTTAGTAGTAGCTCTCTAACGATCTATAAATAAACCGGCAGCTGTTgtcaaattttttaataagttaGCGCACACTTGAATTTATTATTCGATCATCACTTGGTCAGGCAGTTAGGCGGTGCCTCCAAAGAAGCATTGCGATCGCTCCCACTCTCTGGCGCGCTCTTAGCACGCATTTCGATGTAGATACaaatgcagatacagatacatttttCGGGGGTCTCTCGATTCAGTTACCTTCTCACCGCGCTATGGCCAGCACCGAGAGTCTGGACGGTAGTGCCTTCGAGGGCGACATCTCGCAAGTGCCTCAGGTGGGCCACCTAAAGACCGAGCCCCAGGAGCTGGAGTGCCCCGCGTGCCAGGAGCTGCAGATCACACGCGTGGAATTGGAGGCGGTGACCGTTCTACAGAAGATTGCCTGCTCGCTGAATGTGCTCCTCTGCTGGTGGGTTTTATATAGTACAAGTGAGGTCAGAATAATGGCACAAatgaagatatatataaagatttaattcttttaatttaaattaaaactattgTAACTAATGAAGAGTCTTAAATATTATCAGGCTCATTAATTATCTATACTTAATTCGTCATAAACTATTAGATAGTTCTTTCAATTTATAAGACTGTTTTAACTGTTCCGATTTTGTGCCAGAATTGTCATCATTATACAAgtgatatatatttactataaaattatattatgttTCTTAATAGAGTGCtattaatttgattatttatgaTTAAAATCCTTCAAATATCAttaactttttatatatacatatatccaaaTCGTTTTGATGGTAGCTTATGTTGTTGGACTTCTCTTTAGTAAGAAACTACATTTTAATCAGTTTTTACCAAGTTATAGTATTTAGTTCCCAATTTGTTTCTTATATGCTATTATTCTGACCTAAACTATATATTTCTACGTGTATCACCACGTGTATAATCCTATATAACCACATGTTTTATCTTTAATAACTATTCTATAACCATATCCCTTAGCAATCCCATACGCTGGCGGGGACGACATGATGTCAATCATTACTGCAGCTCTTGTGGCTGCTTCATAGGACGCAACATCACCCTCAGTTGGTACAAGCGGACCCTGTTCCGCCTCCAAAGAGGTGAAGTGGAGGACAATGGACGCTGGCAGAGATTCCGAAAGGTAGAGAAGGAGCAGCTAGACGAGAAAAAGTTGGGCAAGCAGCGAAAGGCTCTGGAATCAAAGCTGGCTAatgagaataaataaataaattaaacgaaaaattatttaagtaatatttccaattaatttatggttttaaataattaatttaaacaattttaaggtcctaatatttatttttcaacacaAAGCATTGTGTGATTTATAGAAACTATGCAGGTTCTCCGATCAACAGGTAGTCTCTCCGCTCTTTAGGTTTGCCCTGCTCCCTCCTGAAGAGCCGAAAGCTTTTTCCAGTTCGGTTTCGTCTGGAAGAGAGTGCGAATATTGGCAAAACAAAGCAATGAAATGGAATCGCCGTTTGCTTTGGACTCTCATTCGTAATGCTTATCGGGAGGTGTCTCGGGACCCATAGGAACCGGGCCCCATTCAGTAGAATCGTACAGTTTGTGGGGAGAAGATCACGCTCTAACTAATTTCACCATCTAAAGAAACGTAAAAACTAAAGTTTCTCCTTGAAATGTGGGCCATTCTTCTACTTCTGCTCCTGTGCCTGGGCCTGCTGTACAAGTATGTGAGGCGTCACTATACCCACTGGCAGCGATTGGGCGTGGACGAGGAGCCAGCTGTAATCCCCTTCGGGATAATGGACACGGTGATGAAACAGGAACGGAGCTTGGGCATGGCTTTGGGCGATATCTATGCCCGGCACGAAGGCAAGATTGTGGGAATTTACATGATGAACCAGCGGAGCATCCTAATCCGTGATGCCCAGCTGGCACGCCAGATCATGACCAGTGATTTTGGCAGCTTCCACGATCGCGGGGTCTATGTGGATGAGGAGAAGGATCCGCTGTCGGCCAATCTCTTCAACCTGCGTGGCGCTTCCTGGCGGAATCTGCGCCACAAGTTGACGCCATCGTTCTCCTCGGGAAAAATCAAGGGCATGTTCGGCACCATTGACGAGGTGGGCGATAAGCTGGTGCAGCATCTGGAGGGGGTTCTGGACCAAAGCGACGAGGTGGAGATCAAGGATGTGATGACCACGTATGCGGTGGATATTATTGGCTCGGTGATTTTTGGCCTGGAGATCGACAGTTTCAGCAATCCGGAAAATGAGTTTCGGGAGATTAGCAGCTCGGCGAATAGGGACAAGTCGCTGCTGCTCAAGATCCACAATATGTCCATGTTTATATGCCCGATGTGAGTAATAGTTAgtacttatatatatgtatatatatatggtgtATATGCGCAGTACTCaacacttttatttaataaattattgttcGAGAGATCAGCAGCTCGGCGAATAGAGACAAGTCGCTGCTGCTCAAGATCCACAATATGTCCATGTTTATATGCCCGATGTGAGTAATAGTTAgtacttatatatatgtatgtatatatggtgTATATGCGCAGTACTCaacacttttatttaataaattattgttgCACTTAAGTTGCTATACTTGCATCTATATTTAGATGAGTTTGCATTTCAAGAGCTCACATATTCTTAGCTAGAAGAAAATCGTACACAAAGAGActctttattttgatatcAGTActtctattaaaatatacaaataatattttccacaCATGGTGAAATTAGGGATTTATGGTAAGCCTGAATACaaggattttctttgttttgggaCACTGCATTCacttagaaattaaatttctcaaaattgATTTCATAACAATTTTACTAACTATATTTATTTCGATATCCTTTCAGGATTGCCAAGCTAATGAACCGCTTGGGCTATGAGAGTCGTATCTTGACTTCCCT includes:
- the LOC108076257 gene encoding uncharacterized protein, whose translation is MASTESLDGSAFEGDISQVPQVGHLKTEPQELECPACQELQITRVELEAVTVLQKIACSLNVLLCCNPIRWRGRHDVNHYCSSCGCFIGRNITLSWYKRTLFRLQRGEVEDNGRWQRFRKVEKEQLDEKKLGKQRKALESKLANENK
- the LOC108076228 gene encoding uncharacterized protein, whose translation is MNLLKCRWDLPKYSTGPVAMSRGNDLDADLEVDLQGAGDTNSAATTATLDEGPRKPQVRFFSIGPSSYQVRCPLCQQNSKTETVEMTGALGQLSCLLSALSCCFPIFALTFVYSCLQSRLKTKRVFCSRCGGHLGFHWRPT